In a single window of the Cucumis melo cultivar AY chromosome 11, USDA_Cmelo_AY_1.0, whole genome shotgun sequence genome:
- the LOC103501067 gene encoding 4-coumarate--CoA ligase 2, whose product MISLAPVCDPQPPNNVSSDFSSSPPPSTPATHVFRSKLPDIPIPDHLPLHSYCFQKLSQVSDRPCLIVGSTGKSYSYSETHLFSRKAAATFSKLGVQRGDVIMILLHNSPEFIFSFMGSSMLGAIATTANPYYTGAEISKQLKASGAKFVVTYSRCVDKLRECGEVLTIVTVDDPPENCLSFSMVYDANENDVPFVEIDTNDAVSLPFSSGTTGLPKGVILTHKNMVSSVAQQVDGENPNLYLKRNDIVLCVLPMFHIFSLSSIVLISIRSGAALLLMEKFEIESLLRLVERHKVTVATVVPPLVVSLVKNPKVADFNLSSIRLVLSGAAPLRKELEEALMERLPQAIFGQGYGMTEAGPVLSMCSAFAKEPPMPTKSGSCGRVVRNSELKVVDPLTGASLTYNQPGEICVRGPQVMKGYLNDPVSTSLTVDVEGWLHTGDIGYVDDEEEIFIVDRVKEIIKFKGFQVAPAELEALLVTHTSIVDAAVVPQNDDVAGEVPVAFVVPSTQNGLTEESVKEFIAKQVVFYKRLHKVYFVKTIPKSPSGKTLRKELKAKLS is encoded by the exons ATGATTTCCCTAGCCCCAGTATGCGACCCCCAACCACCCAATAATGTCTCCTCCGATTTCTCATCCTCTCCCCCGCCCTCCACGCCGGCCACCCATGTTTTCCGATCCAAATTACCCGACATTCCTATCCCCGACCATCTCCCTCTTCACAGTTACTGCTTCCAGAAACTCTCCCAAGTTTCCGACCGCCCATGTTTGATCGTCGGCTCCACCGGAAAATCTTATTCCTACTCCGAAACCCACCTCTTTTCCCGCAAAGCCGCCGCCACTTTCTCTAAACTTGGTGTTCAGAGAGGGGATGTTATTATGATTCTCCTCCATAATTCTCCtgaatttattttctcttttatgGGTTCCTCCATGCTCGGCGCCATCGCTACCACCGCCAATCCTTACTACACGGGGGCCGAGATTTCTAAGCAGTTGAAGGCCTCCGGTGCTAAATTCGTTGTTACTTACTCCCGATGCGTTGATAAGTTACGAGAATGTGGTGAAGTTCTCACTATTGTCACCGTGGATGACCCGCCGGAGAATTGTCTGAGCTTCTCGATGGTTTACGACGCCAATGAGAACGATGTCCCGTTTGTGGAGATTGATACGAACGATGCCGTTTCCCTACCGTTCTCCTCCGGCACGACCGGGCTCCCCAAGGGTGTGATTTTGACTCATAAGAACATGGTGTCGAGTGTGGCTCAACAG GTGGATGGAGAAAACCCGAAcctatatttaaaaagaaacgACATAGTTTTATGCGTGTTACCAATGTTTCATATATTCTCATTGAGTAGCATAGTTTTGATATCAATCAGATCCGGGGCAGCGTTGCTTTTGATGGAGAAATTTGAGATCGAGTCATTGCTACGACTAGTAGAGAGACACAAGGTGACGGTGGCAACGGTGGTGCCGCCGCTCGTGGTGTCGCTAGTGAAGAACCCGAAGGTTGCAGATTTCAACTTGAGCTCCATTCGATTAGTGCTTTCCGGAGCAGCACCGTTGAGAAAGGAGCTGGAGGAGGCTCTCATGGAAAGGCTTCCTCAAGCCATTTTTGGTCAG GGTTATGGTATGACGGAAGCGGGTCCCGTGCTGAGCATGTGCTCGGCTTTTGCAAAGGAGCCACCAATGCCAACAAAATCTGGCTCCTGCGGCCGAGTTGTTAGAAACTCGGAGCTTAAAGTCGTTGACCCACTAACCGGTGCCTCACTCACTTATAATCAACCCGGAGAAATTTGTGTTCGAGGCCCCCAAGTTATGaaag GATATTTGAATGACCCGGTGTCCACGTCATTGACTGTCGATGTGGAGGGTTGGCTTCATACGGGTGACATTGGTTACGTTGACGATGAAGAagaaatttttattgttgatagagTTAAAGagattattaaatttaaaggtTTTCAG GTGGCACCGGCAGAGTTAGAGGCTCTTCTTGTAACCCATACATCTATCGTTGATGCTGCTGTTGTCCC GCAAAATGATGATGTTGCTGGTGAAGTTCCAGTAGCTTTCGTAGTTCCATCAACTCAGAATGGACTTACAGAGGAATCAGTAAAAGAATTCATAGCAAAGCAG GTTGTGTTCTACAAGAGATTGCACAAAGTATATTTTGTGAAGACCATTCCAAAATCACCTTCTGGAAAGACCTTGAGAAAGGAACTCAAAGCCAAACTCTCATAA